A part of Hemicordylus capensis ecotype Gifberg chromosome 16, rHemCap1.1.pri, whole genome shotgun sequence genomic DNA contains:
- the LOC128338355 gene encoding cyclin-dependent kinase 11B isoform X2 has protein sequence MGDEKESWKVKTLDEILQEKKRRKEQEEKADNKRLKNSDDRDSKRDSLEEGELRDHRMEITIRNSPYRREDSMEDRGEEDDSLAIKPPQQMSRKEKAHHRKDEKRKEKRRHRSHSAEGKHARVKEKEREHERRKRHREEQDKARREWERQKRRELAREHSRRERDRLEQLERKRERERKLREQQKEQREIKERERRAEERRKEREARREISAHHRTAREEYVEKVRIWSRSPLRQPREKLEQGEIRKPVKEEKPEDRDPLSDLQDISDSERKTSSAETSSGESGSGSEEEEEDEEEEEEESSSEESEEEEEEEEEEEEEETGSNSEEVSEQSAEEVSEEEMSEEEERENGDHIPVESRFDRDSAGSEAEEEDAGDGSPQSNAMTEGNYIPDSPISSPEPPKEELPKYLPALQGCRSVEEFQCLNRIEEGTYGVVYRAKDKKTDEIVALKRLKMEKEKEGFPITSLREINTILKAQHPNIVTVREIVVGSNMDKIYIVMNYVEHDLKSLMETMKQPFLPGEVKTLMIQLLRGVKHLHDNWILHRDLKTSNLLLSHAGILKVGDFGLAREYGSPLKPYTPVVVTLWYRAPELLLGAKEYSTAIDMWSVGCIFGELLTQKPLFPGKSEIDQINKVFKDLGTPSEKIWPGYNELPAVKKMTFTEYPYNNLRKRFGALLSDQGFDLMNKFLTYYPGRRITAEDGLKHEYFRESPLPIEPAMFPTWPAKSEQQRVKRGTSPRPPEGGLGYSQLGDDDLKETGFHLTTTNQGASAAGPGFSLKF, from the exons TCTGATGATCGGGATTCAAAGCGCGATTCCCTGGAAGAGGGGGAGCTGAGAGATCACCGCATGGAGATAACTATCCGGAATTCGCCTTACAGGAGGGAAGATTCTATGGAAGACCG AGGAGAGGAGGACGACTCCCTGGCGATCAAACCCCCCCAGCAAATGTCGCGGAAGGAAAAAGCCCACCACAGGAAAGACgagaagaggaaagagaagagacGGCACCGTAGTCATTCGGCCGAAG GGAAGCATGCCAGGGTGAAAGAGAAAGAGCGGGAGCACGAACGGAGGAAAAGGCACCGCGAAGAACAGGATAAGGCCCGGCGCGAGTGGGAACGGCAGAAAAGGAGGGAGTTGGCTAGGGAGCATTCCAGAAGAGAAAG GGACCGCTTGGAACAGCTTGAGCGGAAGCGCGAACGCGAGAGGAAGCTGAGAGAGCAGCAGAAAGAGCAGCGAGAGATCAAGGAACGGGAAAGGCGCGCGGAGGAGAGGCGCAAAGAGCGGGAAGCCAGACGGGAGA TTTCAGCACACCACAGAACGGCGAGGGAAGAATACGTGGAGAAAGTGCGGATTTGGAGCCGCAGCCCACTACGGCAGCCGCGGGAGAAGCTCGAACAGGGAGAAATCCGGAAGCCAG tGAAAGAAGAGAAGCCAGAAGACAGAGACCCCCTCTCGGACCTGCAGGACATCAGCGACAGCGAGAGGAAAACCAGCTCGGCCGAAACCTCATCAG GGGAGTCGGGGTCTGGCtccgaagaggaggaggaggacgaagaggaggaggaggaggagtcgaGCAGTGAAGAatcggaggaggaagaggaggaggaggaggaagaagaggaagaggagacggGAAGCAATTCTGAGGAAGTGTCTGAACAGTCAGCTG AAGAGGTGAGCGAGGAAGAAATGAGCGAAGAAGAGGAAAGAGAGAACGGGGACCATATCCCAGTGG AGTCGAGGTTTGACCGAGATTCCGCCGGCAGCGAGGCGGAGGAGGAAGACGCCGGGGACGGGAGCCCGCAATCCAACGCCATGACGGAGGGCAACTATATTCCCGATTCGCCCATCTCGTCGCCGGAACCGCCAAAGGAAGAGCTACCCAAATACCTCCCTGCCCTCCAG GGCTGTCGTAGCGTGGAAGAATTCCAGTGTTTGAACCGAATTGAGGAAGGGACATACGGCGTGGTGTACAGAGCCAAAGACAAAAAGACAG ATGAGATTGTGGCGTTGAAGCGGCTAAAAATggagaaggaaaaagaagggTTCCCCATTACTTCGCTGCGGGAAATCAACACCATCCTTAAAGCTCAGCACCCAAATATCGTCACTGTCAGG GAAATTGTGGTGGGCAGCAACATGGACAAAATCTACATCGTCATGAACTACGTGGAACACGACCTCAAAAGCCTCATGGAAACCATGAAGCAACCGTTCCTGCCAg GCGAAGTGAAAACTTTGATGATCCAGCTCTTGCGGGGAGTCAAGCACCTCCACGACAACTGGATTCTTCACCGAGACTTGAAAACCTCCAACCTGCTCTTGAGCCACGCCGGGATTTTAAAG GTTGGCGACTTCGGACTGGCCCGAGAATACGGCTCACCGCTGAAGCCCTACACTCCTGTCGTCGTGACGCTGTGGTACCGGGCGCCTGAACTGCTGCTTGGAGCCAAG GAATATTCCACAGCCATCGACATGTGGTCTGTAGGATGCATATTCGGAGAGCTTTTAACCCAGAAGCCGCTCTTTCCCGGGAAGTCAGAGATCGACCAAATTAACAAGGTGTTCAAG GACCTGGGGACCCCGAGCGAGAAGATCTGGCCTGGTTACAACGAACTGCCCGCCGTGAAGAAGATGACCTTCACCGAGTACCCCTACAACAACCTGCGGAAGCGATTTGGAGCGCTCCTCTCCGACCAGGGGTTCGACCTCATGAATAA ATTCCTGACATATTATCCGGGCAGACGAATCACCGCCGAGGACGGCTTGAAGCACGAGTATTTCCGAGAGAGCCCACTGCCGATCGAGCCTGCCATGTTCCCGACGTGGCCGGCAAAAAGCGAGCAGCAGCGAGTGAAACGGGGGACGAGCCCACGGCCTCCGGAGGGCGGGCTCGGTTACAGCCAGCTG GGCGACGATGACCTGAAAGAAACAGGGTTCCACCTCACGACCACAAACCAAGGGGCGTCGGCTGCAGGGCCCGGCTTCAGTCTGAAGTTTTAA
- the LOC128338355 gene encoding cyclin-dependent kinase 11B isoform X5, with protein MGDEKESWKVKTLDEILQEKKRRKEQEEKADNKRLKNSDDRDSKRDSLEEGELRDHRMEITIRNSPYRREDSMEDRGEEDDSLAIKPPQQMSRKEKAHHRKDEKRKEKRRHRSHSAEVSAHHRTAREEYVEKVRIWSRSPLRQPREKLEQGEIRKPVKEEKPEDRDPLSDLQDISDSERKTSSAETSSGESGSGSEEEEEDEEEEEEESSSEESEEEEEEEEEEEEEETGSNSEEVSEQSAEEVSEEEMSEEEERENGDHIPVVTESRFDRDSAGSEAEEEDAGDGSPQSNAMTEGNYIPDSPISSPEPPKEELPKYLPALQGCRSVEEFQCLNRIEEGTYGVVYRAKDKKTDEIVALKRLKMEKEKEGFPITSLREINTILKAQHPNIVTVREIVVGSNMDKIYIVMNYVEHDLKSLMETMKQPFLPGEVKTLMIQLLRGVKHLHDNWILHRDLKTSNLLLSHAGILKVGDFGLAREYGSPLKPYTPVVVTLWYRAPELLLGAKEYSTAIDMWSVGCIFGELLTQKPLFPGKSEIDQINKVFKDLGTPSEKIWPGYNELPAVKKMTFTEYPYNNLRKRFGALLSDQGFDLMNKFLTYYPGRRITAEDGLKHEYFRESPLPIEPAMFPTWPAKSEQQRVKRGTSPRPPEGGLGYSQLGDDDLKETGFHLTTTNQGASAAGPGFSLKF; from the exons TCTGATGATCGGGATTCAAAGCGCGATTCCCTGGAAGAGGGGGAGCTGAGAGATCACCGCATGGAGATAACTATCCGGAATTCGCCTTACAGGAGGGAAGATTCTATGGAAGACCG AGGAGAGGAGGACGACTCCCTGGCGATCAAACCCCCCCAGCAAATGTCGCGGAAGGAAAAAGCCCACCACAGGAAAGACgagaagaggaaagagaagagacGGCACCGTAGTCATTCGGCCGAAG TTTCAGCACACCACAGAACGGCGAGGGAAGAATACGTGGAGAAAGTGCGGATTTGGAGCCGCAGCCCACTACGGCAGCCGCGGGAGAAGCTCGAACAGGGAGAAATCCGGAAGCCAG tGAAAGAAGAGAAGCCAGAAGACAGAGACCCCCTCTCGGACCTGCAGGACATCAGCGACAGCGAGAGGAAAACCAGCTCGGCCGAAACCTCATCAG GGGAGTCGGGGTCTGGCtccgaagaggaggaggaggacgaagaggaggaggaggaggagtcgaGCAGTGAAGAatcggaggaggaagaggaggaggaggaggaagaagaggaagaggagacggGAAGCAATTCTGAGGAAGTGTCTGAACAGTCAGCTG AAGAGGTGAGCGAGGAAGAAATGAGCGAAGAAGAGGAAAGAGAGAACGGGGACCATATCCCAGTGG TTACAGAGTCGAGGTTTGACCGAGATTCCGCCGGCAGCGAGGCGGAGGAGGAAGACGCCGGGGACGGGAGCCCGCAATCCAACGCCATGACGGAGGGCAACTATATTCCCGATTCGCCCATCTCGTCGCCGGAACCGCCAAAGGAAGAGCTACCCAAATACCTCCCTGCCCTCCAG GGCTGTCGTAGCGTGGAAGAATTCCAGTGTTTGAACCGAATTGAGGAAGGGACATACGGCGTGGTGTACAGAGCCAAAGACAAAAAGACAG ATGAGATTGTGGCGTTGAAGCGGCTAAAAATggagaaggaaaaagaagggTTCCCCATTACTTCGCTGCGGGAAATCAACACCATCCTTAAAGCTCAGCACCCAAATATCGTCACTGTCAGG GAAATTGTGGTGGGCAGCAACATGGACAAAATCTACATCGTCATGAACTACGTGGAACACGACCTCAAAAGCCTCATGGAAACCATGAAGCAACCGTTCCTGCCAg GCGAAGTGAAAACTTTGATGATCCAGCTCTTGCGGGGAGTCAAGCACCTCCACGACAACTGGATTCTTCACCGAGACTTGAAAACCTCCAACCTGCTCTTGAGCCACGCCGGGATTTTAAAG GTTGGCGACTTCGGACTGGCCCGAGAATACGGCTCACCGCTGAAGCCCTACACTCCTGTCGTCGTGACGCTGTGGTACCGGGCGCCTGAACTGCTGCTTGGAGCCAAG GAATATTCCACAGCCATCGACATGTGGTCTGTAGGATGCATATTCGGAGAGCTTTTAACCCAGAAGCCGCTCTTTCCCGGGAAGTCAGAGATCGACCAAATTAACAAGGTGTTCAAG GACCTGGGGACCCCGAGCGAGAAGATCTGGCCTGGTTACAACGAACTGCCCGCCGTGAAGAAGATGACCTTCACCGAGTACCCCTACAACAACCTGCGGAAGCGATTTGGAGCGCTCCTCTCCGACCAGGGGTTCGACCTCATGAATAA ATTCCTGACATATTATCCGGGCAGACGAATCACCGCCGAGGACGGCTTGAAGCACGAGTATTTCCGAGAGAGCCCACTGCCGATCGAGCCTGCCATGTTCCCGACGTGGCCGGCAAAAAGCGAGCAGCAGCGAGTGAAACGGGGGACGAGCCCACGGCCTCCGGAGGGCGGGCTCGGTTACAGCCAGCTG GGCGACGATGACCTGAAAGAAACAGGGTTCCACCTCACGACCACAAACCAAGGGGCGTCGGCTGCAGGGCCCGGCTTCAGTCTGAAGTTTTAA
- the LOC128338355 gene encoding cyclin-dependent kinase 11B isoform X1 — translation MGDEKESWKVKTLDEILQEKKRRKEQEEKADNKRLKNSDDRDSKRDSLEEGELRDHRMEITIRNSPYRREDSMEDRGEEDDSLAIKPPQQMSRKEKAHHRKDEKRKEKRRHRSHSAEGKHARVKEKEREHERRKRHREEQDKARREWERQKRRELAREHSRRERDRLEQLERKRERERKLREQQKEQREIKERERRAEERRKEREARREISAHHRTAREEYVEKVRIWSRSPLRQPREKLEQGEIRKPVKEEKPEDRDPLSDLQDISDSERKTSSAETSSGESGSGSEEEEEDEEEEEEESSSEESEEEEEEEEEEEEEETGSNSEEVSEQSAEEVSEEEMSEEEERENGDHIPVVTESRFDRDSAGSEAEEEDAGDGSPQSNAMTEGNYIPDSPISSPEPPKEELPKYLPALQGCRSVEEFQCLNRIEEGTYGVVYRAKDKKTDEIVALKRLKMEKEKEGFPITSLREINTILKAQHPNIVTVREIVVGSNMDKIYIVMNYVEHDLKSLMETMKQPFLPGEVKTLMIQLLRGVKHLHDNWILHRDLKTSNLLLSHAGILKVGDFGLAREYGSPLKPYTPVVVTLWYRAPELLLGAKEYSTAIDMWSVGCIFGELLTQKPLFPGKSEIDQINKVFKDLGTPSEKIWPGYNELPAVKKMTFTEYPYNNLRKRFGALLSDQGFDLMNKFLTYYPGRRITAEDGLKHEYFRESPLPIEPAMFPTWPAKSEQQRVKRGTSPRPPEGGLGYSQLGDDDLKETGFHLTTTNQGASAAGPGFSLKF, via the exons TCTGATGATCGGGATTCAAAGCGCGATTCCCTGGAAGAGGGGGAGCTGAGAGATCACCGCATGGAGATAACTATCCGGAATTCGCCTTACAGGAGGGAAGATTCTATGGAAGACCG AGGAGAGGAGGACGACTCCCTGGCGATCAAACCCCCCCAGCAAATGTCGCGGAAGGAAAAAGCCCACCACAGGAAAGACgagaagaggaaagagaagagacGGCACCGTAGTCATTCGGCCGAAG GGAAGCATGCCAGGGTGAAAGAGAAAGAGCGGGAGCACGAACGGAGGAAAAGGCACCGCGAAGAACAGGATAAGGCCCGGCGCGAGTGGGAACGGCAGAAAAGGAGGGAGTTGGCTAGGGAGCATTCCAGAAGAGAAAG GGACCGCTTGGAACAGCTTGAGCGGAAGCGCGAACGCGAGAGGAAGCTGAGAGAGCAGCAGAAAGAGCAGCGAGAGATCAAGGAACGGGAAAGGCGCGCGGAGGAGAGGCGCAAAGAGCGGGAAGCCAGACGGGAGA TTTCAGCACACCACAGAACGGCGAGGGAAGAATACGTGGAGAAAGTGCGGATTTGGAGCCGCAGCCCACTACGGCAGCCGCGGGAGAAGCTCGAACAGGGAGAAATCCGGAAGCCAG tGAAAGAAGAGAAGCCAGAAGACAGAGACCCCCTCTCGGACCTGCAGGACATCAGCGACAGCGAGAGGAAAACCAGCTCGGCCGAAACCTCATCAG GGGAGTCGGGGTCTGGCtccgaagaggaggaggaggacgaagaggaggaggaggaggagtcgaGCAGTGAAGAatcggaggaggaagaggaggaggaggaggaagaagaggaagaggagacggGAAGCAATTCTGAGGAAGTGTCTGAACAGTCAGCTG AAGAGGTGAGCGAGGAAGAAATGAGCGAAGAAGAGGAAAGAGAGAACGGGGACCATATCCCAGTGG TTACAGAGTCGAGGTTTGACCGAGATTCCGCCGGCAGCGAGGCGGAGGAGGAAGACGCCGGGGACGGGAGCCCGCAATCCAACGCCATGACGGAGGGCAACTATATTCCCGATTCGCCCATCTCGTCGCCGGAACCGCCAAAGGAAGAGCTACCCAAATACCTCCCTGCCCTCCAG GGCTGTCGTAGCGTGGAAGAATTCCAGTGTTTGAACCGAATTGAGGAAGGGACATACGGCGTGGTGTACAGAGCCAAAGACAAAAAGACAG ATGAGATTGTGGCGTTGAAGCGGCTAAAAATggagaaggaaaaagaagggTTCCCCATTACTTCGCTGCGGGAAATCAACACCATCCTTAAAGCTCAGCACCCAAATATCGTCACTGTCAGG GAAATTGTGGTGGGCAGCAACATGGACAAAATCTACATCGTCATGAACTACGTGGAACACGACCTCAAAAGCCTCATGGAAACCATGAAGCAACCGTTCCTGCCAg GCGAAGTGAAAACTTTGATGATCCAGCTCTTGCGGGGAGTCAAGCACCTCCACGACAACTGGATTCTTCACCGAGACTTGAAAACCTCCAACCTGCTCTTGAGCCACGCCGGGATTTTAAAG GTTGGCGACTTCGGACTGGCCCGAGAATACGGCTCACCGCTGAAGCCCTACACTCCTGTCGTCGTGACGCTGTGGTACCGGGCGCCTGAACTGCTGCTTGGAGCCAAG GAATATTCCACAGCCATCGACATGTGGTCTGTAGGATGCATATTCGGAGAGCTTTTAACCCAGAAGCCGCTCTTTCCCGGGAAGTCAGAGATCGACCAAATTAACAAGGTGTTCAAG GACCTGGGGACCCCGAGCGAGAAGATCTGGCCTGGTTACAACGAACTGCCCGCCGTGAAGAAGATGACCTTCACCGAGTACCCCTACAACAACCTGCGGAAGCGATTTGGAGCGCTCCTCTCCGACCAGGGGTTCGACCTCATGAATAA ATTCCTGACATATTATCCGGGCAGACGAATCACCGCCGAGGACGGCTTGAAGCACGAGTATTTCCGAGAGAGCCCACTGCCGATCGAGCCTGCCATGTTCCCGACGTGGCCGGCAAAAAGCGAGCAGCAGCGAGTGAAACGGGGGACGAGCCCACGGCCTCCGGAGGGCGGGCTCGGTTACAGCCAGCTG GGCGACGATGACCTGAAAGAAACAGGGTTCCACCTCACGACCACAAACCAAGGGGCGTCGGCTGCAGGGCCCGGCTTCAGTCTGAAGTTTTAA
- the LOC128338355 gene encoding cyclin-dependent kinase 11B isoform X3 codes for MEITIRNSPYRREDSMEDRGEEDDSLAIKPPQQMSRKEKAHHRKDEKRKEKRRHRSHSAEGKHARVKEKEREHERRKRHREEQDKARREWERQKRRELAREHSRRERDRLEQLERKRERERKLREQQKEQREIKERERRAEERRKEREARREISAHHRTAREEYVEKVRIWSRSPLRQPREKLEQGEIRKPVKEEKPEDRDPLSDLQDISDSERKTSSAETSSGESGSGSEEEEEDEEEEEEESSSEESEEEEEEEEEEEEEETGSNSEEVSEQSAEEVSEEEMSEEEERENGDHIPVVTESRFDRDSAGSEAEEEDAGDGSPQSNAMTEGNYIPDSPISSPEPPKEELPKYLPALQGCRSVEEFQCLNRIEEGTYGVVYRAKDKKTDEIVALKRLKMEKEKEGFPITSLREINTILKAQHPNIVTVREIVVGSNMDKIYIVMNYVEHDLKSLMETMKQPFLPGEVKTLMIQLLRGVKHLHDNWILHRDLKTSNLLLSHAGILKVGDFGLAREYGSPLKPYTPVVVTLWYRAPELLLGAKEYSTAIDMWSVGCIFGELLTQKPLFPGKSEIDQINKVFKDLGTPSEKIWPGYNELPAVKKMTFTEYPYNNLRKRFGALLSDQGFDLMNKFLTYYPGRRITAEDGLKHEYFRESPLPIEPAMFPTWPAKSEQQRVKRGTSPRPPEGGLGYSQLGDDDLKETGFHLTTTNQGASAAGPGFSLKF; via the exons ATGGAGATAACTATCCGGAATTCGCCTTACAGGAGGGAAGATTCTATGGAAGACCG AGGAGAGGAGGACGACTCCCTGGCGATCAAACCCCCCCAGCAAATGTCGCGGAAGGAAAAAGCCCACCACAGGAAAGACgagaagaggaaagagaagagacGGCACCGTAGTCATTCGGCCGAAG GGAAGCATGCCAGGGTGAAAGAGAAAGAGCGGGAGCACGAACGGAGGAAAAGGCACCGCGAAGAACAGGATAAGGCCCGGCGCGAGTGGGAACGGCAGAAAAGGAGGGAGTTGGCTAGGGAGCATTCCAGAAGAGAAAG GGACCGCTTGGAACAGCTTGAGCGGAAGCGCGAACGCGAGAGGAAGCTGAGAGAGCAGCAGAAAGAGCAGCGAGAGATCAAGGAACGGGAAAGGCGCGCGGAGGAGAGGCGCAAAGAGCGGGAAGCCAGACGGGAGA TTTCAGCACACCACAGAACGGCGAGGGAAGAATACGTGGAGAAAGTGCGGATTTGGAGCCGCAGCCCACTACGGCAGCCGCGGGAGAAGCTCGAACAGGGAGAAATCCGGAAGCCAG tGAAAGAAGAGAAGCCAGAAGACAGAGACCCCCTCTCGGACCTGCAGGACATCAGCGACAGCGAGAGGAAAACCAGCTCGGCCGAAACCTCATCAG GGGAGTCGGGGTCTGGCtccgaagaggaggaggaggacgaagaggaggaggaggaggagtcgaGCAGTGAAGAatcggaggaggaagaggaggaggaggaggaagaagaggaagaggagacggGAAGCAATTCTGAGGAAGTGTCTGAACAGTCAGCTG AAGAGGTGAGCGAGGAAGAAATGAGCGAAGAAGAGGAAAGAGAGAACGGGGACCATATCCCAGTGG TTACAGAGTCGAGGTTTGACCGAGATTCCGCCGGCAGCGAGGCGGAGGAGGAAGACGCCGGGGACGGGAGCCCGCAATCCAACGCCATGACGGAGGGCAACTATATTCCCGATTCGCCCATCTCGTCGCCGGAACCGCCAAAGGAAGAGCTACCCAAATACCTCCCTGCCCTCCAG GGCTGTCGTAGCGTGGAAGAATTCCAGTGTTTGAACCGAATTGAGGAAGGGACATACGGCGTGGTGTACAGAGCCAAAGACAAAAAGACAG ATGAGATTGTGGCGTTGAAGCGGCTAAAAATggagaaggaaaaagaagggTTCCCCATTACTTCGCTGCGGGAAATCAACACCATCCTTAAAGCTCAGCACCCAAATATCGTCACTGTCAGG GAAATTGTGGTGGGCAGCAACATGGACAAAATCTACATCGTCATGAACTACGTGGAACACGACCTCAAAAGCCTCATGGAAACCATGAAGCAACCGTTCCTGCCAg GCGAAGTGAAAACTTTGATGATCCAGCTCTTGCGGGGAGTCAAGCACCTCCACGACAACTGGATTCTTCACCGAGACTTGAAAACCTCCAACCTGCTCTTGAGCCACGCCGGGATTTTAAAG GTTGGCGACTTCGGACTGGCCCGAGAATACGGCTCACCGCTGAAGCCCTACACTCCTGTCGTCGTGACGCTGTGGTACCGGGCGCCTGAACTGCTGCTTGGAGCCAAG GAATATTCCACAGCCATCGACATGTGGTCTGTAGGATGCATATTCGGAGAGCTTTTAACCCAGAAGCCGCTCTTTCCCGGGAAGTCAGAGATCGACCAAATTAACAAGGTGTTCAAG GACCTGGGGACCCCGAGCGAGAAGATCTGGCCTGGTTACAACGAACTGCCCGCCGTGAAGAAGATGACCTTCACCGAGTACCCCTACAACAACCTGCGGAAGCGATTTGGAGCGCTCCTCTCCGACCAGGGGTTCGACCTCATGAATAA ATTCCTGACATATTATCCGGGCAGACGAATCACCGCCGAGGACGGCTTGAAGCACGAGTATTTCCGAGAGAGCCCACTGCCGATCGAGCCTGCCATGTTCCCGACGTGGCCGGCAAAAAGCGAGCAGCAGCGAGTGAAACGGGGGACGAGCCCACGGCCTCCGGAGGGCGGGCTCGGTTACAGCCAGCTG GGCGACGATGACCTGAAAGAAACAGGGTTCCACCTCACGACCACAAACCAAGGGGCGTCGGCTGCAGGGCCCGGCTTCAGTCTGAAGTTTTAA
- the LOC128338355 gene encoding cyclin-dependent kinase 11B isoform X4: MREDSMEDRGEEDDSLAIKPPQQMSRKEKAHHRKDEKRKEKRRHRSHSAEGKHARVKEKEREHERRKRHREEQDKARREWERQKRRELAREHSRRERDRLEQLERKRERERKLREQQKEQREIKERERRAEERRKEREARREISAHHRTAREEYVEKVRIWSRSPLRQPREKLEQGEIRKPVKEEKPEDRDPLSDLQDISDSERKTSSAETSSGESGSGSEEEEEDEEEEEEESSSEESEEEEEEEEEEEEEETGSNSEEVSEQSAEEVSEEEMSEEEERENGDHIPVVTESRFDRDSAGSEAEEEDAGDGSPQSNAMTEGNYIPDSPISSPEPPKEELPKYLPALQGCRSVEEFQCLNRIEEGTYGVVYRAKDKKTDEIVALKRLKMEKEKEGFPITSLREINTILKAQHPNIVTVREIVVGSNMDKIYIVMNYVEHDLKSLMETMKQPFLPGEVKTLMIQLLRGVKHLHDNWILHRDLKTSNLLLSHAGILKVGDFGLAREYGSPLKPYTPVVVTLWYRAPELLLGAKEYSTAIDMWSVGCIFGELLTQKPLFPGKSEIDQINKVFKDLGTPSEKIWPGYNELPAVKKMTFTEYPYNNLRKRFGALLSDQGFDLMNKFLTYYPGRRITAEDGLKHEYFRESPLPIEPAMFPTWPAKSEQQRVKRGTSPRPPEGGLGYSQLGDDDLKETGFHLTTTNQGASAAGPGFSLKF, from the exons GAGGGAAGATTCTATGGAAGACCG AGGAGAGGAGGACGACTCCCTGGCGATCAAACCCCCCCAGCAAATGTCGCGGAAGGAAAAAGCCCACCACAGGAAAGACgagaagaggaaagagaagagacGGCACCGTAGTCATTCGGCCGAAG GGAAGCATGCCAGGGTGAAAGAGAAAGAGCGGGAGCACGAACGGAGGAAAAGGCACCGCGAAGAACAGGATAAGGCCCGGCGCGAGTGGGAACGGCAGAAAAGGAGGGAGTTGGCTAGGGAGCATTCCAGAAGAGAAAG GGACCGCTTGGAACAGCTTGAGCGGAAGCGCGAACGCGAGAGGAAGCTGAGAGAGCAGCAGAAAGAGCAGCGAGAGATCAAGGAACGGGAAAGGCGCGCGGAGGAGAGGCGCAAAGAGCGGGAAGCCAGACGGGAGA TTTCAGCACACCACAGAACGGCGAGGGAAGAATACGTGGAGAAAGTGCGGATTTGGAGCCGCAGCCCACTACGGCAGCCGCGGGAGAAGCTCGAACAGGGAGAAATCCGGAAGCCAG tGAAAGAAGAGAAGCCAGAAGACAGAGACCCCCTCTCGGACCTGCAGGACATCAGCGACAGCGAGAGGAAAACCAGCTCGGCCGAAACCTCATCAG GGGAGTCGGGGTCTGGCtccgaagaggaggaggaggacgaagaggaggaggaggaggagtcgaGCAGTGAAGAatcggaggaggaagaggaggaggaggaggaagaagaggaagaggagacggGAAGCAATTCTGAGGAAGTGTCTGAACAGTCAGCTG AAGAGGTGAGCGAGGAAGAAATGAGCGAAGAAGAGGAAAGAGAGAACGGGGACCATATCCCAGTGG TTACAGAGTCGAGGTTTGACCGAGATTCCGCCGGCAGCGAGGCGGAGGAGGAAGACGCCGGGGACGGGAGCCCGCAATCCAACGCCATGACGGAGGGCAACTATATTCCCGATTCGCCCATCTCGTCGCCGGAACCGCCAAAGGAAGAGCTACCCAAATACCTCCCTGCCCTCCAG GGCTGTCGTAGCGTGGAAGAATTCCAGTGTTTGAACCGAATTGAGGAAGGGACATACGGCGTGGTGTACAGAGCCAAAGACAAAAAGACAG ATGAGATTGTGGCGTTGAAGCGGCTAAAAATggagaaggaaaaagaagggTTCCCCATTACTTCGCTGCGGGAAATCAACACCATCCTTAAAGCTCAGCACCCAAATATCGTCACTGTCAGG GAAATTGTGGTGGGCAGCAACATGGACAAAATCTACATCGTCATGAACTACGTGGAACACGACCTCAAAAGCCTCATGGAAACCATGAAGCAACCGTTCCTGCCAg GCGAAGTGAAAACTTTGATGATCCAGCTCTTGCGGGGAGTCAAGCACCTCCACGACAACTGGATTCTTCACCGAGACTTGAAAACCTCCAACCTGCTCTTGAGCCACGCCGGGATTTTAAAG GTTGGCGACTTCGGACTGGCCCGAGAATACGGCTCACCGCTGAAGCCCTACACTCCTGTCGTCGTGACGCTGTGGTACCGGGCGCCTGAACTGCTGCTTGGAGCCAAG GAATATTCCACAGCCATCGACATGTGGTCTGTAGGATGCATATTCGGAGAGCTTTTAACCCAGAAGCCGCTCTTTCCCGGGAAGTCAGAGATCGACCAAATTAACAAGGTGTTCAAG GACCTGGGGACCCCGAGCGAGAAGATCTGGCCTGGTTACAACGAACTGCCCGCCGTGAAGAAGATGACCTTCACCGAGTACCCCTACAACAACCTGCGGAAGCGATTTGGAGCGCTCCTCTCCGACCAGGGGTTCGACCTCATGAATAA ATTCCTGACATATTATCCGGGCAGACGAATCACCGCCGAGGACGGCTTGAAGCACGAGTATTTCCGAGAGAGCCCACTGCCGATCGAGCCTGCCATGTTCCCGACGTGGCCGGCAAAAAGCGAGCAGCAGCGAGTGAAACGGGGGACGAGCCCACGGCCTCCGGAGGGCGGGCTCGGTTACAGCCAGCTG GGCGACGATGACCTGAAAGAAACAGGGTTCCACCTCACGACCACAAACCAAGGGGCGTCGGCTGCAGGGCCCGGCTTCAGTCTGAAGTTTTAA